AAGCATCAAAAATTTAATGCTGTAAAGAGTTGTTACCATTCTCGTGTCATGCTTCTTTTGAGTGTAATTAATCATTTCGAGATAGACTTATGAATATGTATTCATTCAtgtttcttttattttgctatGAAGCTCCAATATATcattctttttacttttgaaGCTTGCTGACCATTCTTGTCAATCataatattgtggaggaccgggacatgcctgtgtactatttactgcactcatatatatatccgcactatcatttaaccgaacctctcgaacttcccttattgcatacttgaactgcctttttattattatataactgtattactgaactgcccttgtattactgaactgcctttttattattatataactgtattactgaactgcccttgtattactgaactgcctttttattatataaccatcctgttatatctggcatatcctttgtgatataaatagatcagtaggcggagttaaacgataggcgctggctatataagccagcgcggtagacaggcagagtgtgcttgatttcactcatacttgtgcatacttgtattgaagatatcgataataaactgctatatactcatacgaactgcttctattgacgcctgcctggttggctcaccgattgtacaagcaggctcagtgcaaccaacagacggaactgccagggtgactctaagaaggctaggaggcgatccacggccttgtctagactcgatcgggtgtgccatggcactagagatccagtcttaagaccagccattagtggatccagactagcctgggatagagatccagaggcaggccgggggtttggtttcggagcaagcctgactactagattcttgtcttggactgacttgaccgccacaggcaggtcaatcaggcctcggacaaggtcagccagtagcccaggttgcgactcccttgttagaaagtaaagctgactcagctaccggagtcagatcctttacaatataagCAGCATACAACTTCAGCGTTGCTTTTAAATTGCCTCAAAGTGTACCTTGCATATAAAATATCTGTGACCCCAATTTTCATTGCGATAttctgttgttatattttaggAGTATTAGAAGAGGCCGAGTTTTACAATGTTACAGAAGTGATTCAACTCTGTAAAGAGCGGATTAAAGTTAGAGATGATACAAATAATCAGGTATAATGTGGGCTGTATGTCCTACACTATACATACATAATTAAAATAGATAGCTAATAGATCAGCGCATTTCAGCACCAGACTAAACCAGCCATTAATGGCATAGCCGAGAAATATACTTTGACCAGTGCGTGAGCTTCACTTTTTCCTGTACTTGAATATAAGTGAATGTAAACACTAACTCCAACTCTTGAACTTACTTGACAACAGTCAAACTTTAGTTGTCTGatcaaatatgtatatttacgcTGAAAAGCATTATTTAGTGATGAGAAAGGGATATTTTATCTCGGTAGTTCATTACAATTACATTACCACTGTACTTTTCAGTCAAATGTAAAGAATGTGTATCGAGTTCTGCAATGTTCTGAGGAAGAGCTAACACATGTTGTGTCTTCCCTTTCGGATGGCTGGCGGTTTGAGCAGGTATGGCTTGTCAAAACAGCTAACAATACACCTGTATgtctataatataataatatcttacgataataattttatatcatAATGTTTTAGATATATATTAATCGATAATATTTTAGACTTATCATAATTTTGTATTATCGTGGTGGTAAAGAACACGATTTATTATCCTATTCTTTGTATTGTTGTAATCCTCTGGTACCGCACTTTAATTCTGTGCTACTTTTGTATCTTTTCCAACTACAATATGGTGACCAACTTGACTTCATGACACCGATCCTATCAATAATGTTCTTGCGTCTGCTATCAAATGATTCACAGTGACCTTATGTACCCACATTGACTATTTTTAGCGATTTCATGTTTtatgtagttgataaatattgGCTCCTCCTATTCCTACGGTGGTCCAGATCATGCAGAATATTTGTGTATCGTATCGAGAGGCTACCCTAGCCGCACCACCACAGACCACAATACAGATAGGTCTAAGGTTAGTGAGAATCAGTcaaaagctaaaatatttagAACAATCATTTGTGTGCAACAAAATGCAATTAAAGCTTGCCATGTATGGAAAGCAATACATTCCCAGTGCATAGCATCAACCAGAGCCTTGTTAGTGTGTTTTAACTCTTTCATTATAGAATTTTTTGCTTGTTTTGACGGAATCAATTCATACCAAAAAATTTTGCATGAATTGATTCCGCCAGATTGGTATCTTTGCTCTGAAAGCTAGTTTCTGTCATAGAGCTTTAATCTCAAGTACAAAAACAACGCATCTGACAAACGAAAGccatgtttaatattttgttagtttaGTGAACCGGATGTAAAAGAAAAATGCCATTGTTGCTGCAGTTAGTTTGACCAATTCGCGAACCCCCATTCTCTAATACAAAAGTATAGTTAACAATAATATGATCTGAGGCCGAATGTTGAAGGATTTCACTTGCAGAGATATGTTTAGGTTGCTGTTTACAGTTATTTTTTATCCATTCTAAACTGTAACTAAAAGAATTTGGAAAATGCTCTCTAATTCCGACTAAAAGGAAAACTACCTGATTCATTTTTTTGGCAAAGTGATAACCCAATGTCATAAATTTGTTGTGACAAAATTTTGGGTGGATCTGACCACTCAGATCAACCCAAAATTCAATGTTCAATGTAATCAATGTTTTCGTGTAAGTACTAAGGGGAGTCATTATGAAGGCTTTCTGACCGAATGAACGATATGCGCGAGCCGTCATACAGGCTTTCTGTACCGAATGAGTTACCCTACGTCTCACAGCATTTTCTCAATTTCTAGTTTTATGAACCTTGTTTTTCCTCAGTTTGCTTTGGTACCCGGATGGTTAGTCTGGAGTTATGCAGAAAGTCATACACTCCGTGTTAACATCTGACAGCTTTTGTTTCTAAAAACTGTATTTaagcttttaaaatttgttgTAGATATTACAAAAGCCATCACGGATGACATAGTAGCTGGATTCACTTGTCAACGGTTTAACTCATTTGTCGATTAATTGGTTTTGTTGGAACTGGAAAGCTCATCACTTATGCAGTAGCGAGATAAGCTGGACTATTGGCCTTTGATATAACGGTATCCGAACTTTTCATAGCGCATCAATGCTATTTCAGAATAAGGAGGCCAATGCTAGCATGTTTGTGCCAAACAAGGTGGCCAATGCTAGCATGTTTGTGCCAAAATGTAACCTGTTTTGCTTATGGTTACTTATAATGCACATCAAAGCTGATAACTTAAAAGTGGCTTGACTGTTAAGCATTGATCTATCTTTAATTCAAGCACATCAAAGACTGGTTCATTATTGGTTTTCAATTACATTAATGCTCACAGTCC
The genomic region above belongs to Watersipora subatra chromosome 1, tzWatSuba1.1, whole genome shotgun sequence and contains:
- the LOC137385282 gene encoding BTB/POZ domain-containing protein KCTD5-like, whose translation is MAVNGDTIPNGMEVCSKCEDNENAKKESWVKLNVGGTQFLTTKTTLCRDPKSFLFRLCQEEHNHSLKSDKDENGAYMIDRDPEFFRTILNYLRHGKLVIDKNQELEGVLEEAEFYNVTEVIQLCKERIKVRDDTNNQSNVKNVYRVLQCSEEELTHVVSSLSDGWRFEQLINIGSSYSYGGPDHAEYLCIVSRGYPSRTTTDHNTDRSKILQKPSRMT